The genomic window AATCCAATATCTATCGTAGGTGAATCATGACAGTAGTATATATCCAGAACTCCCATGAATATGAGATACATGCATGATGGAGAACAATGTTTTAGGAATCAGCGGCCTCATCACAATCTTCAACCCTTCACTAGTGGACTCCTCTAAATCGCCGTCTCTTGTCAACCGCAGGCCTTCGACATCAAATTCAGGCAAGCTAGTTATACAGGACTGTGGATTAAGGTCGACCTCACAATATTCATATTCTTCGCCCATGTCAAACAAATCTCTTGGCTTCACATGGACTACTACACTCCATCCATTCTCAACCTCATCCGCCACATAGAACACAAGACGCACCTCAGATGCCAATATATACGGCTCATCGTCTTCTCGATCACCGGTGTGAATCGGAGTGGCAAAATTGACACAGGTGTGGCCCAAAACGTCTTGCCGGATGCCTCTGCCTGACGTGGTGTCTGCCCAAAGACACTTGAACAAGACTACAGTGAATTGACCGCTGTAATTTAGCTCGATGATGTCTACTAATTTCCCGTAATACGAGACCCCGCCAACAGCAACATTGGCATCCCGTTTACTTGCATAACTTCTAGTATCCGAAGTGACATAAACCCCGCTATTCTGTGTTTTCATCCCTTCCTCCCTCGACATGGTCCTAAATTTAAATCCATTGACATTGTAAGCCTGATAGCGTTTGGCCTGAGCAAGGGGACCGCAGGCGAGCCACTGCAACTCATTCGAATGATTGGTGCTTCCAAATGGGACCTGTCATTGAACCATTAGAGGCAAGAGGGCATCAAATGGTATTAGGATCCTGAGATATTAAAGATTACCTGATGCCTAAACCAATTGGAAAATCCTCTGTGCACAGCACTATCTACCTGAGACTGGGACCTTGTTTTACTTCGCAGTTTTTTCTTTGTCATGGCTCTGTACTCACTGTGCATACAAAAGGTTTGTTCAAGTTTAGTACTACCAATACCAAATTGGCTCACTGTATAATTTTAGAACTCAGTCTTTGTACTTACTCCAAGAATTTCTCTACAGCAATGCAATTGACCAGTACATGACGATGTGCTTGATGCTTTTCGGTTGCTGTTAGAGTAAAAAATGAAGCTGCCCTGACCGCCTTTCCAACATCTGGGAACATATTGGCAATCTCGCACGGCGGAGCATCGGTCAGCCGGTCGTCAACGCGTGTCGGTCGGTTGATCCTAGTCTCGACGTTATCTAGGTATCTCGAACAGAATGTGAGGATCTCCTCGGATAAGTAGCCTTCTGCAATCGATCCTTCCGGTTGTGCCCTGTTACGCACGTACTGCTTGAGACGACATAGGTACCTTTGAGAACATAACATAAATTACTAGATGACAGCTGTCCTAATAAAACAGGTCGAGTAACCTTAAGTAGATTAATACCTCTCAATTGGGTACATCCACCGGTAATGCACTGAGCCACCGAGACGTACCTCCTCGACCAAGTGCACCGTTAGATGAACCATAACTGTGAAGAAGGAAGGTAGAAATATCATCTCCATGTGGCACAAAGTATGGACCACATGATCCTGAAGGAGAGGAAGTTGTTGAGGATCTATGGATTTACTGCATATTAGTCGGAAAAAGGCTGATAACTCAGCCAAGACGGCGGACACTGGGGTGGGCAACACGTGTTTTGACGCAATTGGCAGTAGATGTTCCATTAGAATATGACAGTCATGACTCTTCAAGCCGAATAACTTGCGCTGTTTTAAATCAACACGACGAGAGATGTTACTAGAGTATCCGTTTGGAAAGACCACATTCTTGATTATCCTAAGAAAGACATCCTTCTCTAGATTCCGCAAGGTAAAGACTGCAGCGGGATACTTTCCACCTTCAAGTGGCCACATATCCTGCCGGATGCCCATCAACTGGAGATCTTTTCGAGCTTTTAGGTGGTCTTTGGACTTACCGCTCTCGTTCAACATGGTGAAAACAATGTTGTCGCATACATTCTTCTCTATGTGCTTCACGTCAAGGTTGTGACGTAATTCGTTGTTCTCCCAGTACGGCAGGTCAAAAAATACACTCCTTTTTTTCCAGGGAGACTCATCTTGCACCACGGTCTACTGTCCGCGCCTTCTTTTACCGCCCACCGCTTGCACCTTGCCTTGTGAGATGGGAACACCCTCCATTTGTCTCAGGACATCCTTACCAGTCAatttggtaggtggggatctatcCTCTACCTTGCCATCGAATCTACTCCGATCCTGTCTGTATCTGTGATCGCGATTCAAGGAGCGACGATGACCCATATAACACTATTTCTGACTGAAGGTGAGTCACATAGTCTCGTCATCTAAATTGCACGTGGGGCAAGCTCTCCCGCCATAAGTATTCCAGCTAGATAAATTGCCCAAGCCAGGAAAATCGTTGATAGTCCACATCAGTGCAGCTCGCATCTTGAATGTTTTCTTCTCACTGGCGTTGTATGTATCAACACGGGACCACAACTACTTCAGCTCATCGATCAGGGGCTGTAGGTAGACATCTATATCATTGCCAGGCATTTTAGGACTAGAAATAATCATAGAGAGAATGAAGTTGGTTTGTTTCATGCAAATCCATGGGGGTAGGTTGTATGGAATAAGAATCACTGGCCATATTGAGTACTTTGAACTGAGGTTTCCATAAGGATTGAAGGCATCGCTGGCCAGGGCTAAGCGAACATTGCGTGGATCGCGAGAAAATTCAGTATATCTCCTGTCAAATGCTTTCCAACCCTCACCGTCCCTGGGATGCCTCAAGGAACCGTCTGTGTTGGTTCCTCTCTTGTGCCACAACATGTCCACGAATGTCTTGCTGGACATGAATAATCGCTGTAACCGTGGAATCAGAGGAAAGTAACGGAGAATCTTCGCCGGCAGAGGTTTCCCATTCTTCTTGACAACGGCGTTGATCCTTAATAAAGAATTCTTCCGGGTCTTTTGCTTCCACCTGGATGCTCCACACCGTTTGCATTTAGACAGGTCTTGATCGGAGCCCTGATACAGCATGCAGTCATTTGGACATGCATCTATCTTCTTATACTCAATACCGAGCTTCCTTATGATCCTCTTGGCATCGTGCAACGTCTTCGGAATCCCTGCATGCTCAAAGGCATCACTCAGTAGCTCTAGAATCAAACCGAAAGCCTTGTCGCTCACTCCGCACATGCACTTGATATGGTACAGCCTCACCAAGAAAGACAGTTTCGAGAATTTTGAGCATCCCGGGTACAACTCCTGCTCGCCATCCTCCAGCAAGTCGTGAAAGGCACGAGCCTCGCAGCTAGGTTCGTCAGATAGGTACGGCAACCCCTCCGCAACATCTTCGACATGCCCATTCATCGAGTCTTCATCCTCATTCTGCAGTCCCGGCAAGTTGAATGCGTCGTGGACCATGTCACGCATTTGATCTCCTGAATTTACAATGGGTTCTAGTTCTTCCCTACCGCTGGATCTCTCGTCTACGATCCTCTCACCGTGATGTAACCAAAAGGTATAGTTAGGGGGAAAGGGTTTCATCAAAAGATGATCGTAGGCGTCTTCTCTAGTTTGGTAACACCGAAACCCACACAAAGGGCATGGACAATGTATCATCCCATCGGATGATGCATTGGCAAATGCAAAGTCAAGGAATCTATTTAGACCATCCCTATATTCTACACTCCCTCGTGGCTTTGTAATCCAGCTCTTATCAATGTCTAAATAAATGAAATAGCagaaataaataacaaaatagtaaaaaaatataaaacttaTAAAAATAAGGGAAAAAATGGGGTGTGTGTCAAGAGAACCAATAACAATTTATCACAATTATGAGATGGGAGAGTACCATACGTAATAAACTCGACAATATATTACAAACAAAACCATGTAGGGAGCGACGGAATAACTCAAAACGGAAACAGAAATAAAATTTACTTGCATCCCAGATAACATGTAGCACACGAAAGATATTGGGGAGGAGGCTTACTCATTGCAAAATTCTGTACTTTCTAAAAAATTACTGGGTGAAAGATTTGCTGGTTCCAAGTccaaaaagtgaaaagaaaataaaagcttccttaaaaattgaaaaaagaaaatagaaatgaaagttagatttaaaaaataatgaaaaaaaaatataactaaacagtcatgaaaaaagaaaatagcACTGAATTTTTTGAATTAGTATAAGCATAACAAATTGTCAACAGGCATCATGTATAGTGGAAAAATAAATTCAAGACTAATGTAATATACAAAGATTATATGCTGGAGTAGTGTTTGGAATTTAAAAGTCAAAAGTGGAGGTCAAAATGGATTTATCATGAAAAAGGAAATAGATTAGTTTATGATATGCTCTTGGTATTAACTGTTAATGCGAGAGATAGAAAGAGTAGAATTTTTGTTCTTTACTTGTTGAAAAGCTAAGCAATTGGTTTGGTTATGcctataaaattatatattaactgAAACTACATGTGATCTAGTACTTGATTGATCATTGATCTTAATcataaagcaatgaaaattattgAATAAAATTGGTCACGGAAAATTAACTTATTATAAGATCTAAATCGTAACCTTAAATTATTGGCATAAAGTTATAATATTtgtttaattaacaaaaaataatagaatctTCTTTACTAGCTAACAAAGAGTATTTAAAGATGGGTTCTTAATTAACTACTTATTTAAGAAAAGCCCCATTTTATGACTAACTTGAAAACAATAGTACAAGAATTAAAAAATGGTAAATGATGAGAGGAAAGAAAGGCACAAGTTGTGTGTGAAGCCCATGCATCATGTAGATGAGCATTTCAAACATGTGTCGTGACACAGATGTATATTATACTAACAGTATCTTCTATTCGCCaattgaaaagaagaaaaaagacacTGATAAAGCAGCTTGTTATATATAAGAATTGGGACACTATCACTTTAGCCCTTTGACCCTTTTCCATCTGTTATTATATGCTTAGAGTTAACAGAGTAGCACTGTATAAACATGACACAAGTGCATTACTCTAAATTTGTCCTAAGCTATTTTAACCAATATGCAGCAAAATCCTATGTACCAAtacataattaataaaataacaaattCAGCTTCACAAAGTTTAATTTCACCTCTTCTAATGATATCAGCCAactttttaataatatatttttacatcACAGACCACTAATGTTCAACACTTCTCATGCAGAAAACATTCGTATAAAATAGCACCACCCAAAAAATCATGTCCACGATGTTGAAAACTGTGTGTGTGCATAAGTAAAAAACACCTTGAAATAGTTGTTATAAGATTACATTTAGTATTAcatataaaataaatagacaGCATAATAAATACCAAACAAAGTCAACATTAGATCACTTTTCATGCTAGTAAAAAATCAGCCAAGTTGAAGGTAAAAAACGAAGGCAATTTTAAGAAACACAGGAATAAAAAGAAAGGTTTTATCATAGTACTGATTTATAAGTGTTAACCAAATAGATTTTTATTGTAAGGTTTGAAAAAAAACCACTTTGTTAATGCAACAGAATAAAATTAGTTGCTGCTAGAATCCAATCTAGGTAAAACTATATCAAATGCATCTTTGTTGAAATGCCCTAGTAGTAGTAGATTTGGAAAACACATCTCAAGGTTCAAAAGGAATTTAAATGTTCTCACTTAAACTGAGATCAAACTGCAGAAGTAATATCACAGTTCATAAAAAAACTAACACCAATTAATTAAACGTTATAATCAAATAATCACAACTAAGTAACCAATTATTACTAAGTACTGAATttacaaatacaaaaaaaaaatcaaactacAGAAGAATCACATTATCACATTtgagaaaacaaaaataagtaATTCTTTGGTAAACATAAACATTGCTAATTTTATTTGGCAATCCACCAACCCTCCATCGAATATATTAGCcctgtatttttttttgtattccaTGACTTAAAAAATTTTGCTATAAAACTCCACAAATAGAAATTCAGTATTTGTGAGAAACACACTAACAATTTAGTTAATACTTTGACCAACAAATCTAACTGAAAATCCTAATTTTCTGCAAGGAACAAGCATAATAGAATAGAGATAATGGGCCTGACAGCTGATTATTGGGATACCATTATGAGGATTTAAGCCATGGAAGGAAGATGCTATAACAATGATAATTATAGTAACAATAATGAAGCATATAACTGAGTTCAATTTAAATTTTGGCTTCATTTGCAATGAAACGGTAAACTGTATTAaccaaaaatgaaaaagaaagaggaaACTTTCATGAAGGCAAAGAAATTGAGGTCAATTAaataaatgataaattaaattaaacaagcAAGGTCTATACTAAGTCCATAGTAAAAAGTAAGTTATTAGGGGTAGACAACCATAGTAATATTAACAGATCAATTCATTCAGGCTGATCATACATAGATGTGCAGCTGTATGTATACTCTAATTAGATTAATCTTTTAACGTAGCTAATTAATCATACATAGAGTAATATGATAATTAATCATACTCAATTCTTGTTGATCATAGACAGAGTAATATGCTAACTCATCATACTCAATTGTTGCTAATCATACACAGAGTAATACACTAATTAATCATACTGAATTATCTATCTAGATAATCAACTCTCTATTGTTCAAATAGTTAAAGTAATGACAACAACAGATAAATGACTAGGCAGCTGAGCTTGCTCATAGTGGATCAAGTCACATGAATCAAATCCCTAACTCTAAACAGCAGCAATTAACCCCAACACATAGAAGATATAGACAAATTACTGTTCAAAAGTCTGAACCAAGAATGAAAACACGAAAAAGAGGTCAATATGGATGAACAAACCAGTGAAGGGGGAGATGCTCAACTTCAACCCCGGTGAGAGAAGCACTGATGGCAGCTGTACGGCTCAACGACCAACACGGAAGCGCAAGGTGGAGCAAAGGTCAGGGATTTTGCACACAATGGCTGAGAGAGTATGGTCTCAGGAATTGTGGATGACAGGCAATAGCTCGAAAATTTTAGGGGTTTCTGCAAAATTGGGGGATTCAATTAAAGGGTATAAGATGACAGGGGGGACTGGACACATTGAATTATGATGAAATCCTCACCTGGGTGGGTTCCTGCGCTGAAGTTCACGGCTCTGTTCTTGCTCTTGGTTGGCGCGCTGCTAAAAGAAACTCGCGGGTTTCTGCACAATTGGGGGGAAGAGATTATTGGTTGTGATATAAAAGGGGGAATTGAAACACTGAATTAAAACTCACCTAGCGGCGTTTATGGAAGTAGTCACCGGGAATATTGTGGCACAGGGGGTGGGTGTGTTTCGCGCCTCTGCTCTGCTTTGGTGCGCGCCAAGAATATAGGATCAGACGAGGATTGTTGATGTTATATATCCTGATTTAGCTGCGGTCTTCGCTGCCCAGCCACTATCCAAGAGCGTTTTGCGTCATTTATCCAGACCGCCGGTCATCTCTGCAGCTATCCATCTAATATGCGGCGATTTTGGCCACAGCCGCTGTTTCTCTGCCGTTACTCTCCGCTTCTGCGATAgtgcaaaatatatataatataataataaNNNNNNNNNNNNNNNNNNNNNNNNNNNNNNNNNNNNNNNNNNNNNNNNNNNNNNNNNNNNNNNNNNNNNNNNNNNNNNNNNNNNNNNNNNNNNNNNNNNNNNNNNNNNNNNNNNNNNNNNNNNNNNNNNNNNNNNNNNNNNNNNNNNNNNNNNNNNNNNNNNNNNNNNNNNNNNNNNNNNNNNNNNNNNNNNNNNNNNTTAGATTCATATTTTAAAAAggttgaataattttttattgttaataaaaTCAAATGTTTCTCTTTCTATATATGTTATTAAGCAATCTAAAAATACATCTTCTATACGGTTACGAAATTGACTCTTTATATTATTTTGGTTTCATAACTGCTTCACATTTTCTCCAAGCTTGATTATGAGTGCTATTATGAATCCCAACATGAATTTGTAGTCTCTCACTTTTTTCTAGTTTAAAAAATCATTAGTTAGAAAAGTGTCACCATCTTTAGTCTCGGGCTTAATTTCATAAGAtaacaacaaagaaaaaaaaaacatcttttgaTATACTATACTCTAACCAGTTGCTATAGTCATCAAACTAATTAGGATTAAATCTTCAAAAAGAAGAACTACAAGCAGTTTGTGAAAAATCATAAATCCTTGGTTGACAATGACTTTTTTGCAAATATGTGCATTTAACTTTATCTCTGTCATTCGGATGATAATTTGAGATCTTTGGTCGTTGTCCTAGATTTGCTATAAGACTCTCTACTTTGAATTCTAAAAATCTCCTTTTGTTAGAAGAGGTCGATGAATTATTTTGGGATCCAATCTCCAACGACGATATTCTTTTGAAATTTTTTCCATTACTAAAAGAATAAATTTATAAAGCTAAGttcattaattaataaaaataatttataattccatacaaatttaaaagtacaatatataatttataaacacaaaatataaaccaaaaaataagaaaaatacacAATAATAAACATCAAATTAAGAatgtatataataaaataaatccaaaaatataaatgtTGCACAATACAACTGCAGCGACAATAAGTCAGTAAGCCACTAAGGCACAAACCACTGAATCTCAAAAATGACTACTCCATAACATTATTACTCATCTTATAGCATCTTCCAATAACGAGATTCACTATAAAAATAATTCACAATTCGAATAAGGAAATTTATTgtaaaattcaattaattttcAGCAACAAAGTGCAATATCTTAATTCAATTATACATCAATATACACAAACATAAATCATCCAATAATCCAATTATTCAAGCAacatcaaatattcaaattcataatttcACATCAattattcaaatttcaaacaGCATCAAACTCTAATTTCTTAATTGATAAAATCAATTCTTACTGAAAAATGGAGAGGCGAGACCGATAGAGAGTTACAGACGTAGAGGCAGAGAGCGACAGAGACGATGAAGTGGCAAAGCAGACGAACAGATAAAGTGGCAAGAGTGCAAGACTGCGAGAGACAATGATGGAGCAATGAGCCAGCGATGAACCAGACAATCAGCAACGAGCCAACAGGAGACAGTGAACGGAGAAACAAAGAGCAAGCGTGCAGGCGAGCATGCAGGGCAGGTTAAGAGACACCGAGATAGGGAGCCAGCGACAAGCAAGAAGCATCGATTACTCTGCGACAGTGATGTGGACTGCAAATAAATAAGAAGGTGGGTGGCGAGCTATGCATCGGTTATGTGAGGGGAGAAGGAGAACACAGACAAATTTGAGAAAGGGGAGAAGGAAAAGGGTGTTACGGGCTTTGGGATTTCAATTTTGGGGGTGGAGTCAAATTGTTTTTGGGAGTGGGGTTTAAGTTGGGGTCAAATTGTTTTTGGGATTTCAATTTTGGAGGTGGGCTCAAATTATTTTTGGGAGTGGAAGCACCTAATTTTTTTTACTAAGTGCTTCTTAGTAATTTGTCAAATTCAGTGCCCCATTCAACTATGAATACATCCATCCCTGAACACATTAATATTTATTAACATAAATAATCCAATTAATTAAATATGAGTTCAACCAAATTAAACAAGATAATATAACAAACGgagaaattattaaaatagtaataaaaaagaaaaaataactatTTCTGACTATAAAAGATTTAAACATTAACAAAATTGATCGATCATAAAATATTGGAACTAAAACTATGTTCATACAAGATAACTTTCGTTCGACAAAAATAATCAATTGTTGATAATTTCGTAAATACTcctctccttttcttttctttcctcatCTTCTTCCATAATCACCACCACTTCCATGTCAAAATCCACCATCTCCTCTTCCTCCATTACCACCATCACCATCATCACAATTTCATAGTCATCCTTCACCATTATCCTCCACCATTGTCGTCCATCACTGTAACCATTTTTCATATTCATCATCATCCTCTACTAgcaccactacaagaaaataaagcatttgtaacaaaaaattttgtattaaatttaaaattgctacaaaaaattattttttttaacaaaaattagtgattgttacagaataataatgttttgtaacaacaatacaatttgttacaaaacgatctaatattttataatagcctgattttttgttacaaattatgttggctTTTATAACAAACtagtgttttgttacaaaattttataTTGTTTTAGTAACAAATGATGAAGTTGTTGCAAaagttcaaaatattttgtaataaaatatCCATTggtaaaaatttggttttttgaatttgaaaacccTAAAGCCATCCCAGCCACCGAGAGTCACTACATCCGCGCCGCACAACCCCGTCCGCGACACAATCAGAGAAAAAGACTGGCAGAATGGTGCTTCAATAAAAGTATGAGAGTAAGTACTCCTGGTACTCTATAATTTATCTATGTCTAATGTAAGGCGGGATAAAGTTAGACAACCTCATGTTGGAAAAGATCCACAGATTTGGAATTGGGAGGCATATCTCCGATTGGAGAGTGAATCATTCACAATTTTTGTGGATAATTTACCTGGCAATATTTCGAAGAATGAATTGTTTCATATGTTCAAGTAGACAGGAAGGATAAATGACATCTATTTGGCACATAAGGAGAAGTATGGCCGGATCCGTCTGTTGCTTTTACCAGGTATACTACAAAAGGAGGTGCATTAAAGGCCATCAAGGAGATGAATGGAATGCGATTAAGGAACAAAGAGATCTTTGTGGGGGAGGCTAAGTACAGGAGGAGGATTGATGTCCGGGGAAAAACCACTACACACGATGAAGATGTCAGGGAGTCTCCTgatggaaaacaagaaaaaatcaaagaaaagaatATTGAGGTGAACGAGAAAGTGAGAGTTGTCTTGGAACACCATAGAAGTGAAGAACTAGGAATTCAGATGGAACTGTTAGAGGTGGGATGGGATGCGGTGGTAATGATGCCACATGGGCTATAGAAGGCAGAGCATGACAAGGATATAAAGGTATTTGCTGTTGAGGATTTGAATGAGTGGCATGAGGGTTTTTTGAAAACGCGAACGGATAATCCTTTGATATATCCGGCAGTTATGGTGAGTGTGGAATCTATGGGATCTCAAACAATTAGCAACGAAGCAATCTCGGAAAGAACAGAGACTTGGGAATACGGGGATAAACGGAAAGAAGGAGTTGATCTGGTGTTGAACAAAAGTTTATTTGGGGCTCAGTTGAAGCATATAAGGCCCAATATGTTAGTGGGGTGTGGCAGCAAAGTGGCTGTGTGGTGCGACGGAGAGTACGTCATTGTGCGTTTTAAAAGGGCCTCCTTGCTGGCTGCTGCGGGCGACGGTGACAAGAGGGGCATGGCTAGTCATGGAGTTCACGGGGTTGATGCCACAATGAACAGCGCCAACGAGGCAGATATGGAAGCAGTATGGAAGTCAGTGGCTAGTGGCAGAGGTGATAATGTCTGCGCTGAACTTGATGGCGTGGAGGGTAGGGAGGAGCGTGAAGCCCCTTATACACCCAACGAGCAGAATCAAGCTGGAAAAGAGATTAGCGGAGGTGCGGAGAATTGTTCGAACAACACAGCGGAAAAAAATATTCCACCAGGTGTAGTTAATGAGATCCACGCTAGTTTGGACGAGAGTGGTAAGCAGCATGTTGGCATACGTCTGATGAGGGGTGTGCAGTGCAAGATTTAGATTTAGAGGATGAGAATATAGTGGTGCAGAAAATTGGGTTGGATGATGAAAGGGCTATAATGAACTTTGATGCAGACGGTGAAACTAATCAAGATGAACACGGAGGAAGTTGGGATAAAGATATGGCTGAAAATAGGGTTACTTGAGATCTGGCTATCGAATCAGGAGCTGTTTTATATAACGAGAATGAGGACATTATGGCTATTCTCTAAGCTCAGAATGAAGTATTGGTACAAAAAAGAAGGCAAGcaaaacagaaagagaaagcaagaaggTGCCGCCCTAAAAACCGAAATAAGGTGTGTAATAAAGTTTTTAAATGATTTTAATTTGTGGAATATGAGGAGTTTAGGGGGTGTTGGAAATTGGAAAATGGTAAAAAAATTTAAGAGTAAAAATAATGTGAATATATTAGGATTGATAGAGACAAAGAAGGAAGtaatttctaagtttgatgtagtGCAATTTTGGGGTAATGATGCGGTGAGTTTGGAATTTGTGGGATCGGAAGGTGCTTCTGGAGGTTTATTAATAATATGGGATGTTATGATATTTAGGTTGAGTAATTGTTACAAAGGGGAGAGATGGTTGTGTATAGAAGGGGAATTGACAAACAATAATTTTATATGTGCTGTTTGCTTGGTGTATGGTGCGGATACAAGAGAAGAGAAGCTTGCTGTGTGGGAAGAGTTGAGTTTTTTATCTGAAATATGTCAGGTTCCTCTTTGCTACATAGGTGTCTTCAATGAGGTTGTGCAGTTGGAAGAAAGAAAAGGTACTAGTGTGTTAACAGCTTTATCGAACTGGTGGATATAGAGCTGAATGATCGTAAGTTTACGTGGTTCAAGGGGTCAATCGTGCAGTCAAATGAATAGAATATTGGTGAGTTTGGTTTCATTGTTATCATTTGGAGCACTTGGTTGAAAAGGAATGATAGAATTTTCAGGAATCAAGAATCAGGTGTTGCAGGAATAGTTAACAGGTCGATTAAGAGTTACAAATAGTAGAGTGATATTTGGTCTTTTGGGTTGTTGATGGCTTTTGTCGAAGATGATTaggaattattttattttatctgttTAGTACTTTTCTGTTGAGACGTTGATGCTCCACCTTGTTGTgttgaattttttatttcaaaaaaaaatatccattggtttcaaaaactctaattattttgtaacaaaaacttaatttatcacaaaattcaatattgtttgtaacaagttatttgttTGTTACAAAATTCAAAGAccttttataactaaaaaaaaagtatttcaaagtgttaaaatttttaagaatgaaaaaaaatatgtttatataattttttgcagaataattttatttttttcaaaattgtatTNNNNNNNNNNNNNNNNNNNNNNNNNNNNNNNNNNNNNNNNNNNNNNNNNNNNNNNNNNNNNNNNNNNNNNNNNNNNNNNNNNNNNNNNNNNNNNNNNNNNNNNNNNNNNNNNNNNNNNNNNNNNNNNNNNNNNNNNNNNNNNNNNNNNNNNNNNNNNNNNNNNNNNNNNNNNNNNNNNNNNNNNNNNNNNNNNNNNNNNNNNNNNNNNNNNNNNNNNNNNNNNNNNNNNNNNNNNNNNNNNNNNNNNNNNNNNNNNNNNNNNNNNNNNNNNNNNNNNNNNNNNNNNNNNNNNNNNNNNNNNNNNNNNNNNNNNNNNNNNNNNNNNNNNNNNNNNNNNNNCAATGCTCACTAAAAATTAATTtctca from Arachis ipaensis cultivar K30076 chromosome B09, Araip1.1, whole genome shotgun sequence includes these protein-coding regions:
- the LOC107618867 gene encoding uncharacterized protein LOC107618867, which translates into the protein MIHCPCPLCGFRCYQTREDAYDHLLMKPFPPNYTFWLHHGERIVDERSSGREELEPIVNSGDQMRDMVHDAFNLPGLQNEDEDSMNGHVEDVAEGLPYLSDEPSCEARAFHDLLEDGEQELYPGCSKFSKLSFLVRLYHIKCMCGVSDKAFGLILELLSDAFEHAGIPKTLHDAKRIIRKLGIEYKKIDACPNDCMLYQGSDQDLSKCKRCGASRWKQKTRKNSLLRINAVVKKNGKPLPAKILRYFPLIPRLQRLFMSSKTFVDMLWHKRGTNTDGSLRHPRDGEGWKAFDRRYTEFSRDPRNVRLALASDAFNPYGNLSSKYSIWPVILIPYNLPPWICMKQTNFILSMIISSPKMPGNDIDVYLQPLIDELK